In Oceanobacillus sp. FSL K6-2867, one DNA window encodes the following:
- a CDS encoding lactonase family protein, with the protein MHMAQKYIGFAGTYTRESSEGIYRFVLDAEAGKLEAVEVAAKVGSPTYLAISEDKRQLYSVAQQDKLGGVHAYEIVSDSGELNYINEKLEEGAPPCHLDIQNGVLVTGNYHKGTIDLFQAHSPSKLALKNTVQHEGNGPHERQEKPHVHYTAQTPDGKYVIVADLGTDELVTYKIENQALVKSAALHVAPGSGPRHVVFHPDGKTAYLMTELSSEVIVLEYNADQGSFSEKQKIKAIPSDFNETNDASAIHITSDGKFVYTGNRGHNSIAVFQVDEETKELTLVEITPTGGNWPRDFVLDPSEAFIVASNQKSGNLVLFARDGETGKLTQLDSIVDVPEVVCVKFLG; encoded by the coding sequence ATACATATGGCTCAAAAATATATCGGGTTTGCTGGAACGTATACGCGTGAAAGCAGTGAAGGGATTTATCGTTTCGTTCTAGATGCAGAGGCAGGCAAATTAGAAGCAGTAGAGGTAGCGGCAAAGGTTGGCAGTCCAACTTATTTGGCGATCAGTGAAGATAAACGTCAGCTTTATTCTGTTGCGCAGCAGGATAAGCTTGGTGGTGTACATGCATATGAAATCGTATCTGACTCAGGTGAATTGAATTACATCAATGAGAAACTGGAAGAAGGGGCACCACCGTGTCACCTTGATATTCAGAATGGTGTGTTAGTGACAGGTAACTATCATAAAGGAACGATCGATTTATTTCAGGCACATAGTCCAAGTAAACTCGCACTGAAAAATACAGTTCAGCATGAAGGAAATGGACCGCACGAACGTCAGGAAAAACCACATGTCCACTATACAGCACAAACGCCAGATGGAAAATATGTCATTGTTGCAGATCTTGGTACGGATGAGCTTGTGACATACAAAATTGAAAACCAAGCGCTTGTAAAATCAGCAGCCCTTCATGTAGCGCCAGGGAGCGGTCCGCGACACGTTGTGTTTCATCCGGACGGCAAGACAGCATACTTAATGACGGAGTTAAGCTCTGAAGTTATTGTGCTTGAATACAATGCTGATCAAGGGAGTTTCAGCGAAAAACAAAAAATAAAAGCAATTCCATCGGATTTTAATGAAACAAATGATGCAAGCGCTATTCACATTACATCTGATGGTAAGTTTGTTTATACAGGAAATCGCGGTCATAATAGTATCGCTGTATTTCAAGTTGATGAAGAAACAAAAGAGCTCACACTAGTCGAAATTACACCAACTGGCGGGAATTGGCCACGTGATTTTGTGCTCGATCCTAGTGAAGCATTCATCGTTGCATCAAACCAGAAGTCAGGCAATCTTGTATTATTTGCGCGTGATGGGGAGACAGGAAAGCTGACACAGCTCGATTCCATTGTAGATGTACCGGAAGTAGTATGTGTGAAGTTTTTAGGCTAA
- a CDS encoding NAD(P)/FAD-dependent oxidoreductase produces the protein MKRLVILGGGYGGIKILTGLLDQYLPEDLLITVVDRNPFRSLKTEFYTIAAGTVADQDVRVEFPDDKRVHYVFNEITKIDTENEQILFEDPEDTIAYDYLIIGLGCEDNYHGVEGAEEFTKSVQTFAKARETGVAIGNLGAYGKVTIVGAGLSGIEVASEIRESRPDLNIRILDRGSTVLKAFDSKIQQYVESWFVANDVDVIHNSIVEYVEKDGVCNNGVCFLNDVTIWTAGVRPNYLVRELPFEKDIQEKIIVNDFYQVPAQPNVYVLGDCAASNFSPSAQLAGQQGEQIADILLAILRDKKPRKPKEIKLKGTLGSLGKSDGFGNMMQLPFTGFLPRLAKSGVLWLSKRH, from the coding sequence GTGAAAAGGTTAGTTATTTTAGGTGGTGGATATGGTGGTATAAAAATCCTCACTGGTTTATTAGATCAGTATTTACCAGAGGATTTGCTGATTACCGTTGTTGATCGGAACCCATTTCGCTCACTAAAAACAGAATTTTACACGATTGCCGCAGGAACCGTTGCAGATCAAGATGTACGAGTTGAGTTTCCAGATGACAAACGCGTTCACTATGTTTTTAATGAAATCACAAAAATTGATACCGAGAATGAGCAAATTTTATTTGAGGATCCAGAAGATACAATCGCCTACGATTATTTAATAATTGGACTGGGCTGTGAAGATAATTACCATGGTGTTGAAGGTGCTGAGGAGTTCACAAAAAGTGTTCAAACATTTGCGAAGGCCCGTGAAACAGGGGTTGCAATTGGGAATTTAGGTGCTTATGGCAAGGTTACAATCGTTGGTGCGGGATTAAGTGGAATTGAGGTCGCTTCCGAAATCCGTGAAAGCAGACCTGATTTAAATATCCGTATTTTAGACCGTGGTTCAACCGTGTTAAAAGCGTTTGATTCTAAAATCCAGCAATATGTAGAATCTTGGTTTGTAGCGAATGATGTGGATGTTATACATAATTCAATTGTTGAATATGTTGAGAAGGATGGCGTTTGCAATAACGGCGTATGCTTCCTGAACGATGTGACCATCTGGACAGCTGGTGTCAGACCAAATTATTTGGTACGTGAATTACCGTTTGAAAAAGATATTCAGGAAAAAATCATCGTTAATGATTTTTATCAGGTTCCAGCACAACCGAATGTTTATGTATTAGGTGACTGTGCGGCTTCTAATTTCTCTCCAAGCGCGCAGTTAGCAGGTCAGCAAGGAGAGCAAATCGCAGACATTCTTTTAGCAATCTTGCGTGACAAAAAACCAAGGAAACCGAAGGAAATCAAGCTGAAAGGCACGCTTGGATCCCTAGGCAAATCAGATGGATTCGGTAATATGATGCAATTGCCATTTACCGGATTTCTTCCTCGGCTTGCGAAATCGGGTGTCCTATGGTTAAGTAAACGACATTAA
- a CDS encoding PaaI family thioesterase, with translation MEQVQSAIQDEYGEDYAWCYGCGRLNKEGMRLRTGWQGNQTITIYTPKKEHTAIPGFVYGGLLASLVDCHGTGSASLALHRKNGHEPGDGVEPPRFVTASLHLDFLKPTRQDVPLKAVGTVEEVHPKKWKIHTEVFAGEMLCVKAIVVAAVMPKSFIAD, from the coding sequence ATGGAACAGGTTCAAAGCGCAATTCAAGATGAATATGGTGAGGACTATGCTTGGTGCTATGGCTGCGGCAGACTGAATAAAGAGGGAATGCGATTAAGAACAGGCTGGCAAGGCAATCAGACCATAACAATTTATACGCCGAAAAAGGAGCATACAGCAATTCCTGGTTTTGTATATGGGGGCTTGCTCGCATCATTGGTGGATTGTCATGGAACTGGTTCTGCCTCCTTAGCATTGCATCGGAAAAATGGACATGAGCCAGGTGATGGTGTCGAACCGCCACGATTTGTTACGGCATCATTACATCTTGACTTTCTAAAGCCGACCCGACAGGATGTTCCATTAAAAGCAGTAGGCACAGTCGAAGAGGTGCATCCTAAGAAATGGAAAATACATACAGAGGTTTTTGCTGGTGAAATGCTTTGTGTCAAAGCAATTGTTGTAGCAGCGGTGATGCCAAAGTCATTTATTGCAGACTAA
- a CDS encoding LytTR family DNA-binding domain-containing protein, with protein MKKLNIHSLLDVIGELFSDEISIAVSTTTEYIYYRPSKRIDLKIQPGDSIKEGTLAHKAIISEQKVSKFINRNVYGVPYHGMAVPFHFEERLEGCVLAIYPAWTEGKSVVTIKNDDGWKPISFSDVIYLEAKDRKTHVFSDNYSGTHSNTLQQFEYMLPVESFIRCHRSYIVNVHHIKEIYPDTHSTFLLAMTNDVTIPVSQSYASYFRKLLGF; from the coding sequence ATGAAGAAACTAAACATACATTCTCTCCTAGATGTAATCGGAGAGCTTTTCTCTGATGAAATTTCAATTGCAGTTTCAACGACGACGGAATATATTTACTATCGCCCAAGTAAACGGATCGACTTAAAGATTCAGCCAGGCGATTCGATTAAGGAAGGAACGCTTGCACATAAAGCTATTATATCGGAGCAAAAAGTTTCAAAGTTTATTAATCGAAATGTTTATGGTGTCCCTTACCATGGAATGGCTGTCCCGTTTCATTTTGAAGAAAGACTGGAAGGATGTGTGCTGGCAATTTACCCAGCTTGGACAGAAGGGAAATCAGTCGTAACGATAAAAAATGATGATGGATGGAAGCCGATATCATTTTCTGATGTCATCTATTTGGAGGCGAAGGACCGGAAAACGCATGTTTTTTCAGATAACTACTCTGGGACACATTCCAATACATTGCAGCAATTTGAATATATGCTTCCTGTAGAATCGTTTATTCGCTGCCATAGGTCATACATTGTGAATGTTCATCATATCAAGGAAATTTATCCAGATACACATTCTACCTTCTTGCTGGCGATGACAAATGACGTTACTATTCCAGTCAGTCAATCGTATGCAAGCTATTTTCGCAAATTATTAGGATTCTGA
- a CDS encoding acetyl-CoA hydrolase/transferase family protein, whose translation MGEKLKRIHPGLLRERVVSAKEAASWIRDGMTLGLSGFTRAGDAKAVPTALVERARKGEAFKVNVYTGASLGSNIDKMFAEAGIVAKRLPFQAEPAMRNAINTGKHLFVDQHLSHTAEMLRGDVIDRVDYAILEGISITEDGMLIPTTSVGNSLSFAETAENIIIELNLAQPEALEGLHDIYSLSKQGERTPIPLNKVDERIGTLGIPLDFTKVKGIVFTHQEDSPSTIVPPDEETKMMAGHLLDFLRSEIQAGRLTDSLMPLQSGIGSVANAVLHGMLDSEFENLTVYSEVLQDAVFDLIDAGKVTFASACSLTLSEEKMEQVFRDFDKYRGKLILRPQEISNQPEIIRRLGLISINTALEFDIYGNVNSTHVSGTKMMNGIGGSGDFARNARLGIFVTKSIAKGGDISSIVPFVSHVDHTEHDVDVVVTEQGYADLRGLAPRERVPLIIENCAHPMYREQLWDYYEEALERGGQTPHVLEKAFSWHASFKETGTMRKLVKQK comes from the coding sequence ATGGGAGAAAAATTAAAGCGCATACATCCCGGGTTGCTTCGGGAACGAGTTGTGTCCGCAAAGGAAGCTGCATCATGGATTCGTGATGGAATGACCTTAGGTTTAAGTGGATTTACTCGTGCTGGAGATGCGAAAGCAGTGCCAACCGCATTGGTGGAGCGGGCACGGAAAGGTGAGGCTTTCAAAGTGAATGTGTATACAGGAGCTTCACTGGGTTCCAACATTGATAAAATGTTTGCTGAAGCTGGAATTGTTGCGAAAAGATTACCGTTTCAGGCAGAACCAGCAATGCGGAACGCAATTAACACAGGGAAGCATCTGTTTGTAGACCAGCATTTATCACATACGGCGGAAATGCTGCGGGGAGATGTTATTGATCGCGTAGACTATGCTATCCTGGAAGGAATCTCGATTACGGAAGACGGGATGCTTATCCCAACTACTTCTGTTGGGAATTCACTTTCTTTTGCAGAAACAGCAGAAAACATCATCATTGAGCTGAATTTGGCACAGCCGGAAGCATTGGAGGGCTTGCATGATATTTACAGCCTCAGCAAGCAAGGAGAACGTACTCCGATTCCGTTAAATAAGGTTGACGAGCGGATTGGAACGCTTGGGATCCCGCTTGATTTTACTAAGGTTAAGGGGATTGTCTTCACCCATCAAGAGGATTCTCCATCTACAATTGTTCCTCCAGATGAGGAAACAAAAATGATGGCTGGTCATCTTCTGGACTTTTTGCGTTCCGAGATTCAAGCAGGTCGCTTAACGGATTCACTTATGCCGCTTCAATCGGGGATTGGATCGGTCGCAAATGCTGTGTTGCATGGAATGCTCGACTCAGAATTTGAAAATCTAACAGTCTATTCGGAAGTATTGCAGGATGCGGTATTTGATTTAATCGATGCTGGTAAAGTCACATTTGCATCGGCATGTTCCTTAACCTTGTCAGAGGAAAAGATGGAACAGGTCTTTCGGGATTTCGACAAATACCGGGGCAAATTAATTTTACGGCCACAAGAAATATCCAATCAGCCAGAGATTATTCGTAGACTCGGACTAATCTCCATTAATACCGCCTTAGAGTTTGATATTTATGGAAATGTAAACTCGACACACGTTAGTGGTACGAAAATGATGAATGGAATTGGTGGTTCTGGAGATTTTGCACGAAATGCACGGCTTGGGATTTTTGTGACAAAGTCGATTGCAAAAGGGGGAGACATCTCGAGTATTGTTCCGTTCGTGTCACATGTTGATCATACGGAGCATGATGTGGATGTAGTAGTGACAGAACAAGGCTATGCGGATTTACGTGGGCTTGCTCCACGAGAGCGTGTCCCACTGATTATTGAAAACTGTGCACATCCAATGTACCGCGAACAGCTATGGGATTATTACGAGGAAGCACTTGAGCGTGGAGGGCAGACCCCTCATGTGCTGGAAAAAGCATTTTCATGGCATGCTAGTTTTAAAGAAACAGGTACAATGCGAAAGCTAGTTAAGCAAAAGTAA
- a CDS encoding MFS transporter yields MEKAVNKKVSSTISNQPIYSILFIIGTCHLLNDSLQAVIPAMFPILERSLGLTFTQLGLIAFTLNMVSSVMQPLVGMYTDKRPIPYALPIGLTSSMFGMLGLALAPNFWMILISVVFIGLGSAVFHPEGSRVAYLAAGTKRGLAQSIYQVGGNSGQALAPLITALVLVPLGQFGAIWFTLIAALAVFFLMHIAKWYAAQIKEFSRTKGAKKAAKPNKNMSRAIKSALIVLIFLVFARSWYQAAISNFYAFYAIDSYDLTIAKSQVYIFTFLAMGAAGTFLGGPLADRFGKRNVILFSLIASAPLALLLPHVGPVFAIILLAVIGVILMSSFSVTVVYAQELIPGKIGTMSGLIVGLAFGMGAIGSVALGTLIDFIGLTPTMIMISILPLLGFLTFLLPTDEKIQEWYA; encoded by the coding sequence TTGGAAAAGGCAGTAAATAAGAAAGTTAGCTCCACAATCAGTAACCAGCCCATCTATTCGATTTTATTTATCATTGGAACCTGTCATTTGTTAAATGATTCGCTTCAAGCTGTTATCCCTGCGATGTTCCCAATTTTAGAACGTTCCTTAGGACTGACATTTACACAGCTTGGACTCATTGCTTTTACATTAAATATGGTTTCCTCCGTGATGCAGCCATTGGTCGGCATGTATACGGATAAGCGTCCAATTCCATACGCCTTACCGATTGGGCTGACGAGTAGTATGTTTGGAATGCTTGGTTTAGCTTTGGCTCCTAACTTTTGGATGATTCTCATAAGCGTTGTCTTTATTGGCTTGGGGTCTGCCGTCTTTCACCCAGAAGGGTCACGTGTTGCCTACCTTGCTGCTGGTACAAAGCGAGGGCTCGCTCAATCGATTTATCAAGTGGGCGGAAATTCCGGGCAAGCACTGGCACCACTTATCACGGCATTGGTGCTCGTTCCATTAGGCCAGTTTGGCGCCATTTGGTTTACATTAATTGCCGCGCTCGCTGTCTTTTTTCTCATGCATATCGCAAAATGGTATGCAGCGCAGATCAAAGAATTTTCGCGGACGAAGGGAGCTAAAAAGGCAGCAAAACCGAATAAAAATATGTCCCGGGCAATTAAAAGCGCACTTATTGTATTAATTTTTCTTGTTTTTGCTCGCTCCTGGTACCAAGCTGCTATTTCGAACTTCTATGCATTTTACGCGATTGACAGCTATGACCTTACAATTGCCAAATCTCAAGTCTATATCTTTACGTTTCTTGCGATGGGGGCAGCTGGAACATTTTTAGGCGGACCATTGGCAGACCGGTTTGGAAAACGTAATGTTATCCTGTTTTCCCTAATTGCTTCTGCGCCTCTTGCACTATTATTGCCACACGTTGGCCCTGTTTTCGCGATTATATTACTTGCTGTCATTGGAGTTATTCTAATGTCTAGCTTTTCCGTTACCGTCGTCTATGCTCAAGAGCTCATTCCGGGGAAAATTGGCACGATGTCTGGTTTAATTGTCGGATTGGCATTTGGGATGGGGGCAATTGGATCGGTAGCTCTTGGTACGCTAATTGACTTTATTGGGCTGACACCGACCATGATTATGATTTCAATTCTTCCTTTATTAGGATTTCTAACATTCTTGCTGCCAACAGATGAAAAGATTCAAGAATGGTATGCTTAA
- a CDS encoding ATP-dependent DNA helicase — MTRNTSIPFTVSKDDNFFDRLGDYIGDVFYDILPEQGFELRDEQIYMAFQLEQAFKNKHTIFAEAGVGTGKTLVYLLYAICYARYKGKPAIISCADETLIEQLVKKGGDIEKLETALGLDIDVRLAKARENYVCIKKLNPLAEITDDEDILSVHDEIPDFVFDTSAVMKSFERYGDRKEYPWVSDEKWEMIGWDPLQQCATCDWRHRSGQTLNREYYRHAKDIIICSHDFYMEHVWTKESRKREGQLPLLPEASSVVFDEGHLLEAAAQKGLTYRFNFENLTNVLTGYMGQDVREESLLLVEDILALNDEWFELLGQSAVAVEGSNRQEIPRTDTMVNMAERLNRMVQQLLEQLVFDAELFTMDEYHTKIIEEYLEFFSYGLTNLLKDEQGIYWLEENETTTSLVVMPRLVEDVLEKEVFSQNIPFVFSSATLAQGGDFTHLADSLGINSFDSFSVASPFDYETNMKLIGHVEQEAALKWEQIGAQLKDNEGHTLVLFSSEKEMNQFRKWAETSVWDFRILYEGDYEISAIVRKFQNEEPAVLCSYNLWEGLDVPGEALTQVIISSLPFPPKDPVFQAKRRHANNPVIEVDLPYMLLRLRQGIGRLIRTSNDHGVIHLWITEENKALYRKNIDDVLPIEMDW; from the coding sequence ATGACAAGAAATACTTCCATTCCATTTACGGTTTCTAAAGATGATAATTTCTTTGATCGCTTAGGGGATTATATCGGTGATGTGTTTTATGATATTTTACCAGAACAAGGATTTGAACTTCGTGACGAACAAATTTATATGGCCTTTCAGCTGGAACAGGCATTTAAAAATAAACATACGATATTTGCTGAGGCAGGTGTAGGAACAGGCAAGACGCTTGTTTATTTATTATATGCGATTTGCTATGCGCGTTATAAAGGAAAGCCTGCGATAATCTCTTGTGCAGACGAGACATTAATTGAACAGCTTGTGAAAAAAGGCGGAGATATTGAAAAACTGGAAACAGCACTCGGGCTCGATATTGATGTACGCCTCGCAAAAGCAAGGGAAAATTATGTATGTATTAAAAAATTAAACCCGCTTGCAGAAATAACGGATGATGAAGATATTTTAAGTGTCCATGACGAGATTCCGGATTTCGTTTTTGATACCAGTGCAGTGATGAAATCATTTGAGCGCTACGGAGATCGTAAAGAATATCCGTGGGTTTCTGATGAGAAGTGGGAAATGATCGGTTGGGACCCGCTCCAGCAGTGTGCAACCTGTGACTGGAGACATCGAAGTGGACAAACATTGAATCGGGAATACTACCGTCATGCAAAAGACATTATCATTTGTTCGCATGATTTTTATATGGAACATGTGTGGACAAAGGAATCACGCAAGCGTGAAGGGCAATTGCCGCTCCTTCCAGAAGCAAGCTCTGTTGTATTTGATGAAGGTCATCTGCTGGAGGCTGCTGCACAAAAAGGGCTGACTTATCGATTTAATTTTGAAAATCTGACCAATGTTTTAACAGGGTATATGGGTCAGGATGTGCGCGAGGAATCGCTGCTTCTTGTTGAGGACATTTTAGCATTGAATGATGAATGGTTTGAATTGCTTGGTCAGTCGGCCGTTGCTGTGGAAGGGTCAAACCGTCAAGAAATTCCACGAACAGATACAATGGTGAACATGGCTGAAAGGTTAAATAGAATGGTACAGCAATTGCTGGAGCAGCTGGTCTTTGACGCAGAGCTATTCACAATGGATGAATACCATACGAAAATTATTGAGGAATACTTGGAATTCTTTAGTTATGGTTTAACGAATTTATTAAAGGACGAACAAGGTATCTACTGGCTGGAGGAAAATGAAACAACAACAAGTCTTGTAGTTATGCCGCGATTAGTAGAAGATGTTTTGGAGAAGGAAGTATTTTCCCAAAATATCCCATTTGTCTTCTCATCCGCGACATTAGCGCAAGGCGGGGATTTCACACATCTGGCTGATAGCTTAGGAATTAACAGCTTTGATTCGTTTTCAGTAGCTTCTCCATTTGATTATGAAACAAATATGAAGCTAATCGGTCATGTAGAACAAGAAGCGGCATTAAAATGGGAACAAATTGGGGCACAGTTAAAAGATAACGAAGGCCACACACTTGTCCTGTTTTCTTCAGAAAAAGAAATGAATCAATTCAGGAAGTGGGCAGAAACAAGCGTTTGGGATTTTAGAATCCTTTATGAAGGAGATTATGAAATCAGTGCGATAGTAAGGAAATTTCAAAATGAAGAGCCTGCTGTACTATGTTCATATAACCTATGGGAGGGGCTTGATGTCCCTGGGGAAGCATTGACACAGGTGATTATTTCATCCCTGCCATTCCCGCCGAAAGATCCTGTATTCCAAGCAAAACGCAGACATGCGAACAATCCAGTCATAGAGGTTGACCTGCCTTATATGCTGCTGCGACTTCGCCAAGGAATCGGCCGCTTGATACGAACATCGAATGACCATGGTGTGATTCATCTATGGATAACAGAAGAGAACAAAGCATTATATCGAAAAAATATAGATGACGTTTTACCGATTGAAATGGATTGGTAA
- a CDS encoding winged helix-turn-helix domain-containing protein, with the protein MDIISATVKKRETYSVYINYSPLWECALGIAAITNTPLLDSLEKSVSHWKEMRDSFSKRLRDQLDYVEKNNTWKALLQLLHQKDFATLQEFTTYIEALSEKELKFICLPFVGDAYQPLRERAASQEKEAVDELQTDTAANPFFPEYIAFISTIGESQLKKHLVVVMTDWYKQVVEKDVEQLEKILQRDVATKLGMKEKMDSEEFVEWATAGIAYPPEPSVHQVLLIPHVTYRPWNIVADIEDTKVFYYPVANESISPDDRYLPSDSLLLKYKALGDEARLRIIKLLYERNHTLQEITEELKMGKSTIHHHLKILRAAQLVEIKAAKYALKRKAIDSLTKELTVYLHQE; encoded by the coding sequence ATGGATATTATTAGTGCAACGGTAAAAAAACGAGAAACATACAGTGTTTACATTAACTATTCACCACTTTGGGAATGTGCATTGGGCATAGCAGCTATTACCAATACGCCACTTCTTGATTCATTGGAAAAGTCGGTTAGCCACTGGAAGGAAATGCGGGATTCCTTTTCAAAACGGTTGCGTGATCAACTCGATTATGTTGAAAAGAATAATACCTGGAAGGCATTGCTTCAGTTATTGCATCAAAAAGATTTTGCAACACTTCAGGAATTTACCACCTATATTGAGGCTCTTTCAGAAAAGGAATTAAAATTTATTTGTCTGCCATTTGTTGGAGATGCGTACCAACCGTTAAGAGAGCGTGCTGCCTCCCAAGAGAAAGAAGCAGTGGACGAGCTGCAGACGGATACTGCTGCAAATCCATTTTTTCCGGAATACATTGCATTTATTAGCACCATTGGTGAAAGCCAATTGAAAAAACATCTAGTAGTGGTTATGACAGATTGGTATAAACAAGTTGTTGAAAAGGATGTGGAGCAGCTTGAAAAAATCCTGCAAAGAGATGTAGCAACAAAATTGGGAATGAAAGAAAAGATGGATTCGGAAGAATTTGTTGAATGGGCAACTGCAGGAATTGCATATCCGCCAGAGCCCAGCGTCCACCAAGTCCTTTTAATTCCGCATGTTACGTACCGACCGTGGAATATTGTCGCCGATATAGAAGATACAAAGGTGTTTTACTACCCGGTCGCAAATGAAAGTATTTCTCCTGATGACAGGTATTTGCCAAGCGATTCTTTATTGTTAAAGTACAAAGCACTAGGAGATGAAGCTAGATTACGTATTATTAAACTATTATACGAAAGAAATCATACACTGCAAGAAATTACAGAGGAATTGAAAATGGGAAAATCCACCATTCACCATCATCTGAAAATATTGCGTGCAGCACAATTAGTTGAGATCAAGGCTGCAAAATATGCGTTAAAAAGAAAGGCAATCGATTCGTTAACAAAGGAATTAACTGTATATCTTCATCAAGAATAG
- a CDS encoding MFS transporter, with protein MNLFKNKSFTRIWAGNASSELAGAFGTFCNSLLVFELTGSTMALGSMWLLYFLPSLVLQLFIGPYIDRWSRKWIMIFALWSRAAIFLIPLISYMTETLAPWHIYAVQIAVGLITPLYVPANQAILPTIITKEQLPTANAYVDGVVRLMMLLAPVLAGLVIEYIGIQITLLLICLLLAASGSLLLEIQEGDRPHITRQTWLEQFTEGISYFFKQKIIVWLGIFLAVVQFGVGVTMVITIPYITGELNENYAVYGYFMAGFPLGYLIGTLIVGKIKHQSGRVLMLVPLVIGGMTYINLGITTSIYLAITTEIVAGIAMAMFNVHNLTICQQTIPNYLMGKVFSVRLLIIRGMMPLGVLMGGFSSELWGIRPLYLLIGILICFISLLGLFLPYFKFINHEAEDSKLVS; from the coding sequence ATGAATCTATTTAAAAACAAATCCTTTACACGTATTTGGGCAGGAAATGCTTCCTCTGAATTAGCAGGAGCATTCGGGACGTTTTGTAATTCTTTACTCGTCTTTGAACTGACTGGGTCTACCATGGCTTTGGGGAGCATGTGGCTGCTTTACTTTTTACCATCGTTAGTGCTTCAACTGTTTATTGGCCCCTATATTGATCGCTGGAGCAGGAAATGGATTATGATTTTTGCATTATGGAGTCGGGCGGCTATTTTTCTCATTCCACTCATAAGCTATATGACAGAAACGCTAGCACCATGGCATATTTATGCCGTTCAGATCGCGGTTGGTCTCATTACACCTTTGTATGTTCCTGCCAATCAAGCAATACTTCCGACTATTATTACGAAAGAGCAACTACCTACCGCAAATGCGTACGTTGACGGCGTGGTTCGCTTGATGATGCTGCTCGCTCCAGTATTAGCTGGACTTGTCATCGAGTATATTGGGATTCAAATAACCTTGCTGCTCATCTGCCTTTTACTAGCTGCAAGCGGTAGTTTGCTATTAGAGATTCAGGAGGGGGATCGCCCACATATAACAAGACAAACATGGCTGGAGCAGTTTACAGAAGGAATCAGTTATTTTTTCAAGCAAAAAATTATTGTTTGGTTAGGCATTTTCTTGGCAGTGGTCCAGTTTGGCGTTGGTGTAACCATGGTTATTACAATACCGTATATAACGGGAGAATTAAACGAGAACTATGCAGTGTACGGATACTTTATGGCTGGCTTTCCTCTTGGTTATCTGATCGGTACGCTAATTGTCGGGAAAATTAAGCATCAAAGCGGCCGCGTTCTTATGCTAGTCCCACTTGTCATTGGCGGAATGACCTACATCAATTTAGGAATTACGACCTCGATTTATTTGGCGATCACTACAGAAATCGTTGCAGGGATAGCGATGGCAATGTTTAATGTACATAATCTCACGATATGTCAGCAAACTATTCCAAATTATCTCATGGGAAAAGTCTTCTCAGTACGTCTATTAATCATCAGAGGAATGATGCCGCTTGGTGTATTAATGGGGGGATTTTCCAGTGAACTTTGGGGAATAAGGCCGTTGTATCTTTTGATTGGTATATTAATATGCTTCATTTCCCTGCTTGGTCTATTCCTGCCGTATTTTAAATTTATCAATCATGAAGCCGAAGATAGTAAGCTAGTTTCATAA